One Bos taurus isolate L1 Dominette 01449 registration number 42190680 breed Hereford chromosome 16, ARS-UCD2.0, whole genome shotgun sequence DNA window includes the following coding sequences:
- the LOC107131287 gene encoding solute carrier family 2, facilitated glucose transporter member 5 produces MEPQDPVKREGRLTPVIVLATLIAAFGSSFQYGYNVAAINSPSEFMKDFYNYTYYDRVGEYMNEFYLTLLWSVTVSMFPFGGFLGSLMVGPLVNNLGRKGTLLFNNIFSIVPALLMGFSELAKSFEMIIVARVLVGICAGLSSNVVPMYLGELAPKNWRGALGVVPQLFITIGILVAQIFGLRSLLANEEGWPILLGLTGIPAVLQLLFLPFFPESPRYLLIQKKDEAAAKSALRRLRGWHDVDAEIEEILEEDRAEKAVGFISVLKLFKMRSLRWQVISIIVLMAGQQLSGVNAIYYYADQIYLSAGVNEDDVQYVTAGTGAVNVLITVCAIFVVELMGRRFLLLLGFSVCFTACCVLTGALALQDVISWMPYVSIACVISYVIGHALGPSPIPALLVTEIFLQSSRPAAYMVAGTVHWLSNFTVGLVFPFIQVGLGAYSFVIFAVICLLTTVYIFLIIPETKSKTFIEINRIFIKMNKVPGVHPEKEELKEFPPSTARQ; encoded by the exons AGGCTGACACCCGTGATTGTTCTGGCGACACTGATAGCTGCCTTTGGGTCGTCCTTCCAGTATGGGTACAACGTGGCTGCTATTAACTCCCCTTCAGAG TTCATGAAAGACTTCTACAACTATACCTACTATGACAGAGTCGGTGAATACATGAACGAGTTCTACTTGACCTTGCTGTGGTCGGTTACCGTGTCCATGTTTCCCTTCGGAGGCTTCCTCGGCTCTCTCATGGTTGGCCCCTTGGTAAATAACTTAGGCAG AAAAGGAACCTTGCTGTTCAACAACATCTTCTCCATCGTGCCTGCACTCTTAATGGGATTCAGTGAGCTCGCCAAGTCATTTGAGATGATAATTGTGGCCAGGGTTTTGGTGGGAATATGTGCAG GTCTGTCTTCCAATGTCGTCCCCATGTACTTAGGGGAGCTGGCCCCTAAGAACTGGAGGGGGGCCCTGGGGGTGGTGCCCCAGCTCTTCATCACCATCGGAATCCTTGTGGCCCAGATCTTTGGTCTTCGGAGTCTCCTGGCAAACGAAGAAG GCTGGCCCATCCTCCTCGGATTGACTGGGATCCCCGCTGTGCTGCAGCTCCTCTTCCTGCCCTTCTTCCCTGAGAGTCCCAGGTACCTGCTGATTCAGAAGAAAGATGAAGCAGCTGCCAAAAGCG CTCTGAGGAGGCTGCGTGGCTGGCATGACGTGGATGCGGAGATAGAGGagatcctggaggaggacagggctgAGAAGGCTGTGGGCTTCATCTCCGTGCTGAAGCTGTTCAAGATGAGGTCCCTGCGGTGGCAGGTCATCTCCATCATCGTCCTCATGGCGGGCCAGCAGCTCTCCGGAGTGAATGCG ATCTACTACTACGCAGACCAGATTTACCTGAGTGCTGGAGTGAATGAGGACGATGTCCAATATGTGACGGCGGGCACAGGTGCTGTCAATGTGCTGATAACTGTCTGCGCT ATTTTCGTGGTGGAACTAATGGGGAGGAGATTCCTGCTCCTcctgggcttctctgtctgttTCACCGCCTGCTGCGTGCTGACGGGTGCCTTGGCTCTGCAG GACGTGATATCCTGGATGCCCTACGTCAGCATCGCCTGTGTCATCTCCTACGTCATAGGGCATGCCCTTGGGCCCA GTCCCATCCCCGCACTGCTGGTCACCGAGATCTTCCTGCAGTCCTCCCGGCCAGCTGCCTACATGGTGGCGGGTACTGTTCACTGGCTCTCCAACTTCACTGTGGGCTTGGTCTTCCCATTCATCCAA GTGGGCCTCGGAGCTTACAGCTTCGTCATTTTTGCGGTGATATGTCTTCTCACCACCGTCTACATCTTCCTGATCATCCCTGAAACCAAGTCCAAGACCTTCATAGAAATCAATCGGATCTTCATCAAGATGAACAAAGTGCCAGGGGTGCACCCAGAAAAGGAGGAGCTGAAGGAGTTTCCACCGTCGACTGCAAGGCAGTAA